The following proteins come from a genomic window of Nocardioides albertanoniae:
- a CDS encoding MFS transporter yields MKLPLYGWLAAETISLVGTRVSMLAIPWFALETTGSPAKTGLIALFELTPLVLSKIFGGPVIDRIGPRRVAIACDLGSSLVVGLIPLLYVAGLLHFPTLLALVALAGTLRGPGDSAKAAMIPQLVEAAGVPTERATGLHSFVERTASMLGAAAAGLLIGLVGATNAIVVDAASFAVGGLLLAATTAGLSRRHAERSATAPPEQRDPASYRAQLAEGWRFLRRDRVLMGIAFMVALTNLIDLAWSSVLMPVWGQAHAGPETIGLLFATFSGFSAAGSAVAAALGDRMRRYPTYLVCFLVAGLPRFLVIAFGAPLWVVFVVFAIGGTSSGFINPILGAIQFERIPAHVLGRVMSLVSAFAWGLMPLGGLLGGSLVSGFGLTVALVACGAAYFVVTMFPAVDPTWKQIERTPDDEAVPLRA; encoded by the coding sequence GTGAAGCTCCCCCTCTACGGCTGGCTGGCGGCCGAGACGATCAGCCTGGTCGGCACCCGGGTCTCGATGCTGGCCATCCCGTGGTTCGCGCTCGAGACGACCGGCAGCCCGGCCAAGACCGGCCTGATCGCGCTCTTCGAGCTGACGCCGCTGGTGCTCAGCAAGATCTTCGGCGGCCCGGTCATCGACCGGATCGGCCCGCGCCGCGTCGCGATCGCCTGCGACCTCGGCTCGTCCCTCGTGGTCGGCCTCATCCCGCTTCTGTACGTCGCCGGGCTCCTGCACTTCCCCACGCTGCTCGCCCTCGTCGCCCTCGCCGGCACCCTGCGCGGCCCCGGCGACTCCGCGAAGGCGGCGATGATCCCGCAGCTGGTCGAGGCGGCCGGGGTGCCGACGGAACGGGCCACGGGCCTCCACTCGTTCGTCGAGCGCACCGCCTCGATGCTCGGCGCGGCCGCGGCCGGTCTCCTGATCGGCCTGGTGGGCGCCACCAACGCGATCGTCGTCGACGCCGCCTCGTTCGCCGTCGGCGGTCTGCTGCTCGCCGCGACCACCGCCGGGCTGTCCCGCCGGCACGCCGAACGGTCAGCCACCGCCCCGCCGGAGCAGCGCGACCCCGCCTCCTACCGCGCGCAGCTCGCCGAGGGCTGGCGCTTCCTCCGCCGCGACCGGGTGCTGATGGGGATCGCGTTCATGGTGGCGTTGACCAACCTGATCGACCTCGCCTGGAGCAGCGTGCTGATGCCCGTGTGGGGCCAGGCGCATGCCGGCCCCGAGACGATCGGCCTCCTGTTCGCCACCTTCTCGGGCTTCTCCGCGGCAGGCTCGGCCGTGGCCGCCGCGCTCGGCGACCGGATGCGGCGCTACCCGACCTACCTGGTCTGCTTCCTCGTCGCCGGCCTGCCGAGATTCCTGGTGATCGCCTTCGGGGCGCCGCTGTGGGTCGTCTTCGTGGTCTTCGCGATCGGCGGCACCAGCAGCGGGTTCATCAACCCGATCCTCGGAGCGATCCAGTTCGAGCGCATCCCCGCCCACGTGCTGGGCCGGGTCATGTCGCTGGTCTCGGCCTTCGCCTGGGGCCTGATGCCGCTCGGCGGGCTGCTCGGCGGCAGCCTGGTCTCCGGCTTCGGCCTGACCGTCGCCCTCGTGGCCTGCGGTGCCGCCTACTTCGTGGTGACGATGTTCCCGGCGGTCGACCCCACCTGGAAACAGATCGAGCGGACGCCCGACGACGAGGCCGTCCCCCTACGCGCGTAG
- a CDS encoding ArsR/SmtB family transcription factor, whose translation MAAREIVPGVDQLKALTHPVRVRMLGLLRVDGPATATTLATRLGINSGATSYHLRQLAQHGFIEDDESRGNGRERWWKAVHQATVTGESSVPDTPEGHETLDAYLQTVVTIYAQRLQEGIERRSSLPQEWREAFGLNDRVVRVTPAQATELEAQVNELIDGLEHDAVGEAVMFQFHVLPQPGPDQER comes from the coding sequence ATGGCAGCACGCGAGATCGTCCCCGGAGTCGACCAGCTCAAGGCCCTCACCCACCCTGTGCGCGTACGCATGCTCGGGCTTCTCCGGGTCGACGGACCCGCGACGGCGACGACCCTGGCAACCAGGCTCGGCATCAACAGCGGCGCGACGTCCTACCACCTCCGACAGCTGGCACAACACGGGTTCATCGAGGACGACGAGAGCCGAGGCAACGGCCGGGAGAGGTGGTGGAAGGCCGTCCACCAGGCGACCGTCACCGGCGAGAGCAGCGTGCCGGACACCCCCGAGGGTCACGAGACCCTCGACGCCTACCTGCAGACGGTCGTGACCATCTACGCCCAGCGTCTCCAGGAGGGGATCGAGCGGCGGAGCAGCCTCCCTCAGGAGTGGCGTGAGGCCTTCGGCCTCAACGATCGCGTCGTCCGCGTGACGCCCGCCCAGGCCACTGAGCTCGAGGCGCAGGTCAACGAGCTCATCGACGGCCTCGAGCACGACGCCGTCGGCGAGGCCGTGATGTTCCAGTTCCACGTGCTCCCACAACCCGGCCCCGACCAGGAGAGATAG
- a CDS encoding FAD/NAD(P)-binding protein: MTTDAASPAPTSTPTVAIIGGGASGTLTAVNLLRRGASVRLFESRGEAGRGVAYSTTDERHLLNVRANNMSGFPDDRDDLLSWAAAAGIELGPTDFLPRRDYSRYLCDRLAAAAEAGAGTLETVGKTVVDVEPVGGGFTVVTGADGADGAAGPEETYAADAVVLAYGNPPPQPFADLPEAPWNLSDPWDVDRISALPADATVLVVGSGLTAVDTTVTLLDEAPARSVVMVSRHGLLPNPHVDDQFTSWVTPVPDGPLTADGVVELVREQLEHAAEIGVDWRAVIDGLRGPTQSIWRRFPESERRRFREVYAREWEVRRHRMAPRIAALLAAYQAEGRLEILAGGVLGCRLDGVGQPVVTLADGEREVTAVINCTGPSPDITRTDNPLLLALQKRGLIVPDPLRLGIDVTEDGRVRGADGRIVRNLVTVGPPCKGALYEATAIPEIRVQAAAVAALLTAAE; the protein is encoded by the coding sequence GTGACGACAGACGCCGCATCGCCCGCGCCGACCTCCACACCCACCGTGGCGATCATCGGAGGGGGAGCGAGCGGCACTCTGACCGCCGTCAACCTGCTGCGCCGGGGAGCATCGGTGCGGCTGTTCGAGTCACGGGGCGAGGCGGGCCGCGGCGTCGCCTACTCCACCACCGACGAGCGTCATCTCCTCAACGTCCGGGCCAACAACATGTCCGGCTTCCCCGACGACCGCGACGACCTGCTCAGCTGGGCTGCCGCCGCGGGCATCGAGCTCGGCCCGACCGACTTCCTGCCGCGTCGCGACTACTCGCGCTACCTGTGCGACCGCCTCGCTGCCGCGGCAGAAGCCGGCGCCGGCACGCTGGAGACGGTGGGGAAGACCGTCGTCGACGTCGAGCCGGTCGGGGGTGGTTTCACTGTGGTGACCGGTGCTGATGGTGCCGATGGTGCCGCCGGCCCCGAGGAGACGTACGCCGCCGACGCGGTCGTGCTGGCGTACGGCAACCCGCCGCCGCAGCCGTTCGCCGATCTGCCCGAGGCGCCGTGGAACCTCTCCGACCCCTGGGACGTCGACCGGATCAGCGCCCTGCCGGCCGACGCGACCGTGCTCGTCGTCGGCAGCGGCCTGACCGCTGTCGACACGACGGTCACGCTCCTCGACGAGGCCCCGGCGCGCAGCGTGGTCATGGTGAGCCGTCACGGGCTCCTGCCGAATCCGCACGTCGACGACCAGTTCACCTCGTGGGTGACTCCGGTCCCGGACGGTCCGCTGACCGCCGACGGCGTCGTCGAGTTGGTGCGCGAGCAGCTCGAGCACGCGGCCGAGATCGGCGTCGACTGGCGCGCGGTCATCGACGGCCTGCGTGGCCCGACGCAGTCGATCTGGCGTCGCTTCCCCGAGTCCGAGCGGCGTCGCTTCCGCGAGGTCTACGCCCGCGAGTGGGAGGTACGCCGCCACCGCATGGCGCCGCGCATCGCCGCGCTCCTCGCCGCCTATCAGGCCGAGGGCCGTCTGGAGATCCTCGCCGGCGGGGTGCTCGGCTGCCGGCTCGATGGCGTGGGGCAACCGGTCGTCACATTGGCCGACGGGGAGCGCGAGGTCACCGCCGTCATCAACTGCACCGGCCCCTCACCCGACATCACCCGCACCGACAACCCGCTCCTGCTCGCGCTGCAGAAGCGCGGCCTGATCGTGCCCGACCCGCTCCGCCTCGGCATCGACGTCACCGAGGACGGCCGCGTGCGCGGAGCAGACGGCCGCATCGTACGGAATCTGGTGACCGTCGGTCCGCCCTGCAAGGGCGCCCTCTATGAGGCGACCGCCATCCCCGAGATCCGCGTGCAGGCCGCCGCCGTGGCCGCGCTCCTGACCGCCGCCGAATAG
- a CDS encoding malate:quinone oxidoreductase has protein sequence MDEPLDVVLIGGGIMSATLGVLLQELEPSWSIKLIERLDSLAVESSGPWNNAGTGHSALCELNYSPQTADGSVDITKAVGVNEQFQLSRQLWSFLVENGRIPDPDKFIHTVPHMSFVWGEKNVDYLRKRYEALKDHPLFPGMEFSTDPEVIKGWAPLLLEGRTSKSLANEPIAATWTNAGTDVDFGSLTSILTKTLVDKGADLESGSEVTDLHQTTDGFWHVYGRNASGKYHLRSRFVFVGAGGYALPLLQKASIREIRGFGGFPVSGEFLRTSKPELVAQHKAKAYGKAAVGAPPMSVPHLDTRYVEGDTHLMFGPYAGWSPRFLKSGSLTDLFLSVRPHNLLPMVRAGLSNMDLTVYLVKQLLASPKTKFKDLQDFFPAADRNDWERITAGQRVQVIRPDGVLQFGTEVITAEDGTIAGLLGASPGASTAPGIMLNLLQRCFPERWDSWQPQLKTMIPASGADMVADPELASETFARTDQALNLG, from the coding sequence GTGGACGAACCTCTTGACGTAGTGCTGATCGGCGGCGGCATCATGAGCGCCACCCTGGGCGTGCTCCTCCAGGAGCTGGAGCCCAGCTGGTCCATCAAGCTCATCGAGCGGCTCGACTCGCTCGCCGTGGAGTCCTCCGGACCCTGGAACAATGCCGGCACCGGCCACTCCGCGCTGTGCGAGCTCAACTACAGCCCACAGACGGCCGACGGCTCGGTCGACATCACCAAGGCCGTGGGCGTCAACGAGCAGTTCCAGCTCTCCCGCCAGCTGTGGTCCTTCCTCGTCGAGAACGGTCGCATCCCCGACCCCGACAAGTTCATCCACACCGTGCCCCACATGTCGTTCGTGTGGGGCGAGAAGAACGTCGACTACCTGCGCAAGCGCTACGAGGCGCTCAAGGACCACCCGCTCTTCCCGGGGATGGAGTTCTCCACCGACCCCGAGGTCATCAAGGGCTGGGCGCCGCTGCTGCTCGAGGGCCGCACGTCGAAGTCGCTGGCCAACGAGCCGATCGCGGCCACCTGGACCAACGCCGGCACCGACGTCGACTTCGGCTCGCTCACCTCGATCCTGACCAAGACGCTGGTCGACAAGGGCGCCGACCTGGAGTCCGGCTCCGAGGTCACCGACCTGCACCAGACCACCGACGGCTTCTGGCACGTCTACGGCCGCAACGCGTCGGGGAAGTACCACCTGCGGTCGCGGTTCGTCTTCGTCGGCGCCGGCGGCTACGCGCTGCCGCTGCTGCAGAAGGCCTCGATCCGCGAGATCCGCGGCTTCGGCGGCTTCCCGGTCTCCGGCGAGTTCCTGCGTACGTCGAAGCCGGAGCTCGTCGCCCAGCACAAGGCCAAGGCCTACGGCAAGGCCGCCGTCGGCGCTCCGCCGATGTCGGTGCCCCACCTCGACACCCGTTACGTCGAGGGCGACACCCACCTGATGTTCGGCCCGTACGCCGGCTGGAGCCCGCGCTTCCTCAAGTCCGGGTCGCTCACCGACCTCTTCCTCTCCGTGCGCCCGCACAACCTGCTGCCGATGGTGCGCGCGGGTCTGAGCAACATGGACCTCACCGTCTACCTGGTCAAGCAGCTGCTGGCCTCGCCGAAGACCAAGTTCAAGGACCTGCAGGACTTCTTCCCCGCCGCGGACCGCAACGACTGGGAACGCATCACTGCAGGTCAGCGCGTGCAGGTCATCCGCCCCGACGGTGTGCTCCAGTTCGGCACCGAGGTCATCACCGCCGAAGACGGCACCATCGCCGGCCTCCTCGGCGCCTCCCCGGGCGCCTCGACCGCCCCGGGCATCATGCTCAACCTCCTGCAGCGCTGCTTCCCGGAGCGCTGGGACTCCTGGCAGCCGCAGCTCAAGACCATGATCCCGGCCAGCGGCGCCGACATGGTCGCCGACCCCGAGCTCGCCAGCGAGACCTTCGCGCGCACCGACCAGGCGCTCAACCTCGGCTGA
- a CDS encoding PLP-dependent cysteine synthase family protein, whose amino-acid sequence MPRLSDSHRAWIDEAVRRVEADAQRSADTHLHAVPLPGCPGIDLYLKDESVHPTGSLKHRLARSLFLYAVCNGWLHEGATVVEASSGSTAVSEAYFAGLLGLPFVAVMPRSTSKEKVALIEWHGGTCHFVDHAPDMYAEAERLARECGGHYMDQFTYAERATDWRGNNNIAESIFDQMSQERHPVPAWIVVSAGTGGTSATIGRYLHYRRHSTRLLVADPENSAFYGGWESDTSDYATGMPSRIEGIGRPRVEPSFVGGVVDDMVQVPDAASIATMRWLSTRMGRSVGPSTGTNVWASLGVVRELVEAGEQGSVVSLLCDSGERYTSSYYDDAWVKEKGIDLTPYAAALADYERTGVLVDPS is encoded by the coding sequence GTGCCACGCCTCTCTGACTCGCATCGCGCCTGGATCGACGAAGCTGTACGCCGTGTCGAGGCCGACGCGCAGCGCTCCGCCGACACCCATCTGCACGCCGTGCCGCTGCCGGGATGTCCGGGCATCGACCTCTACCTGAAGGACGAGTCCGTGCACCCCACCGGCTCGCTGAAGCATCGCCTGGCGAGGTCGCTGTTCCTGTACGCGGTGTGCAACGGCTGGCTCCACGAGGGCGCGACGGTCGTGGAGGCGTCCTCGGGGTCGACCGCGGTCTCCGAGGCCTACTTCGCCGGGCTCCTCGGCCTTCCGTTCGTCGCGGTGATGCCGCGCTCGACCTCGAAGGAGAAGGTCGCGCTGATCGAGTGGCACGGCGGCACCTGCCACTTCGTCGACCACGCCCCCGACATGTACGCCGAGGCCGAGCGTCTCGCCCGCGAGTGCGGCGGCCACTACATGGACCAGTTCACCTACGCCGAGCGGGCCACCGACTGGCGCGGCAACAACAACATCGCCGAGTCGATCTTCGACCAGATGTCGCAGGAGCGGCACCCGGTGCCGGCCTGGATCGTCGTCTCGGCCGGCACCGGCGGCACCTCGGCGACCATCGGCCGCTACCTCCACTACCGCCGCCACTCCACCAGGCTGCTCGTCGCCGACCCGGAGAACTCCGCGTTCTACGGCGGCTGGGAGAGCGACACCTCCGACTACGCCACCGGGATGCCCTCGCGCATCGAAGGCATCGGCCGCCCGCGGGTGGAGCCGTCGTTCGTCGGCGGGGTCGTCGACGACATGGTGCAGGTGCCCGACGCCGCCTCGATCGCGACGATGCGCTGGCTCTCGACCCGGATGGGCCGCTCGGTCGGCCCCTCCACGGGCACCAACGTGTGGGCATCGCTGGGCGTCGTACGCGAGCTGGTGGAGGCGGGCGAGCAGGGCAGCGTCGTCTCCCTGCTGTGCGACTCCGGCGAGCGCTACACCTCGTCCTACTACGACGACGCGTGGGTGAAGGAGAAGGGCATCGACCTGACCCCGTACGCCGCGGCCCTCGCCGACTACGAGCGCACCGGCGTGCTCGTCGACCCCTCCTGA
- a CDS encoding helix-turn-helix domain-containing protein: MARLSVAEAAERLAVGPQRIHQRIRDGSLPAERVGGRWIIDDKDLRRVADSHKPGRPLSARSAWALVAVASGDPSWLGDLAAPDRSRARSRLRALLGAAEDVDNEREVARMLSRALRNRAARRSFHASVPDLPDLRGDHRILRSGLSDPGSGLSAGDVVEGYLLKDDLDGVMHDYLLSEVDRDRANVVLHVFAPGARPRHLDERARKLLLAADLAEHGGPRELVRAVESLRDLAAGPGSAADR, translated from the coding sequence ATGGCCCGACTCAGTGTCGCGGAAGCCGCCGAGCGACTCGCCGTCGGCCCACAGCGCATCCACCAACGGATCCGAGACGGATCCTTGCCCGCCGAGCGCGTTGGCGGCCGTTGGATCATCGACGACAAGGATCTGCGCCGCGTCGCCGACTCCCACAAGCCCGGACGGCCCCTGTCCGCACGGTCAGCATGGGCACTGGTGGCGGTCGCTTCCGGCGACCCTTCCTGGCTCGGTGATCTCGCAGCTCCCGATCGCTCTCGGGCGCGGTCTCGCCTCCGGGCCCTGCTGGGTGCGGCCGAAGATGTCGACAACGAGCGCGAGGTTGCCAGGATGCTGTCGAGGGCACTTCGCAATCGCGCCGCCCGTCGCAGCTTCCATGCTTCGGTGCCTGATCTGCCCGACCTACGCGGCGATCACCGCATCCTGCGATCAGGGCTCTCGGATCCCGGGTCAGGGCTCAGCGCCGGCGACGTCGTCGAAGGGTATCTACTGAAAGATGACCTCGACGGCGTCATGCACGACTACCTGCTGAGCGAAGTCGACCGCGACCGCGCCAACGTCGTCCTGCATGTCTTCGCTCCCGGCGCACGACCACGGCACCTCGATGAGCGGGCACGAAAACTGCTCCTCGCCGCCGATCTCGCAGAGCACGGCGGCCCACGCGAGCTTGTCCGCGCCGTCGAGTCGCTGCGCGATCTCGCGGCCGGCCCGGGGAGCGCCGCCGACCGATGA
- a CDS encoding TIGR02206 family membrane protein, giving the protein MGQTSHMEAYGLTHLVPLALLAAGIVVVVRLGRRQRAYGRPSRFSRGFALAIPLTTIPLQAHEWVTDFDLFIDLPLQLCDLAWVAAAVALWTHRPYPTALACFWGLTLTTQGVFTPDVKDFPDVSYLTYWGLHLMVVLAAVYLVFGLGLLPHWRDYGWTVATTAAWAVAAYALNLVLDANYGYLRYKPPTASMLDLLGPWPFYIVSEIVIVAGVWALITLGLRTWARHEGSTSTPVRS; this is encoded by the coding sequence GTGGGTCAGACTTCCCACATGGAGGCGTACGGCCTGACCCACCTCGTGCCGTTGGCCCTGCTGGCTGCGGGGATCGTGGTGGTCGTCCGGCTGGGCAGGCGCCAGCGGGCGTACGGGAGACCATCGAGGTTCTCCAGAGGCTTCGCGCTGGCGATCCCCCTGACGACCATCCCGCTGCAGGCCCACGAGTGGGTCACCGACTTCGACCTCTTCATCGACCTCCCGCTCCAGCTGTGCGACCTGGCGTGGGTCGCGGCAGCGGTCGCGCTGTGGACCCACCGCCCCTATCCGACGGCGCTGGCCTGCTTCTGGGGTCTCACGCTGACCACCCAGGGCGTCTTCACGCCCGACGTGAAGGACTTCCCGGACGTCAGCTACCTCACCTACTGGGGCCTGCACCTGATGGTCGTGCTCGCCGCCGTCTACCTGGTCTTCGGCCTCGGGCTGCTGCCGCACTGGCGTGACTACGGCTGGACCGTCGCGACCACGGCGGCATGGGCCGTCGCGGCGTACGCCCTCAACCTCGTGCTCGACGCCAACTACGGCTACCTGCGCTACAAGCCACCGACGGCCTCGATGCTCGACCTGCTCGGCCCGTGGCCCTTCTACATCGTCAGCGAGATCGTCATCGTCGCCGGTGTGTGGGCACTGATCACCCTGGGGCTACGAACCTGGGCGCGTCACGAGGGGTCGACGAGCACGCCGGTGCGCTCGTAG
- a CDS encoding putative protein N(5)-glutamine methyltransferase, producing MTSPARDPAPGPGLVARLRAAGCVFAEEEAALLLGEAVSPQEREAMVVRRVAGEPLEAVLGWAELCGLRVRVAPGVFVPRQRSALMVELAVDHLGRPSRQARRPVVLDLGCGTGALGAVVAARVSGVEVWATDIDPAAVDCARTNLPARGQVLLGDLFDPLPRDLVFDVILANAPYVPTTRIADMPPEARDHEHRVALDGGEDGLDVQRRVIAQAPDHLVPGGILVVEAGEDQAPIAAGLMRDQGLAAEIRHDEETYATAVSGTKA from the coding sequence ATGACCTCCCCCGCTCGTGACCCAGCCCCTGGTCCTGGGCTCGTCGCGCGCCTGCGCGCGGCCGGCTGTGTCTTCGCCGAGGAGGAGGCGGCACTGCTGCTGGGCGAGGCCGTCTCGCCCCAGGAACGAGAAGCCATGGTCGTACGCCGCGTGGCGGGCGAGCCGCTGGAGGCGGTCCTGGGCTGGGCCGAGCTCTGCGGGCTCCGGGTCCGGGTGGCGCCCGGCGTGTTCGTGCCTCGGCAGCGCTCGGCGCTGATGGTCGAGCTGGCGGTCGATCACCTCGGGCGGCCGTCGCGGCAGGCCCGGCGACCGGTCGTGCTCGACCTCGGGTGCGGCACCGGTGCCCTCGGCGCGGTCGTCGCAGCACGGGTGTCGGGGGTCGAGGTGTGGGCGACCGACATCGACCCGGCGGCCGTGGACTGCGCCCGGACGAATCTGCCGGCTCGCGGCCAGGTGCTCCTCGGTGACCTCTTCGACCCGCTCCCCCGCGATCTCGTCTTCGACGTGATCCTGGCCAACGCGCCCTACGTCCCGACGACGCGGATCGCCGACATGCCGCCCGAGGCCCGCGACCACGAGCACCGGGTCGCCCTCGACGGCGGCGAGGACGGGCTCGACGTCCAACGTCGCGTGATCGCGCAGGCGCCGGATCACCTGGTGCCCGGCGGGATTCTCGTCGTCGAGGCCGGGGAGGATCAGGCTCCGATCGCCGCGGGGCTGATGCGGGACCAGGGGCTCGCCGCGGAGATCCGGCACGACGAGGAGACCTACGCGACCGCGGTCAGCGGCACGAAGGCGTAA
- a CDS encoding MBL fold metallo-hydrolase has translation MSQSTATAISPDSGEHWSAPGAWTVADGIHRIPLPLPMDGLKAVNIYVLEGADGLSLVDGGWAITEGRSALEAGLAKLGFEFGDIRRFLVTHVHRDHYTLASVLGGEFGAEVLLGAGDRPTLELTNGDLDGWISTDRLLAHAGAHELAEVWAANPPPAPDLAHWRMPDQWLDGDVRLSVAGRELDAVHTPGHTQGHYVYADAAAEILFAGDHVLPTITPSIGFEPVPVVDPLGDFMASLTKVRSMPDLRLLPAHGPVADSSHTRVDELLAHHEDRLAQSLASLRAGRSSALEVANDLGWTRHERAFSELDFFNAGLAVMETKAHLELLAARGQASREETEAGITFAISG, from the coding sequence ATGAGCCAGTCGACAGCAACCGCGATCTCGCCTGACTCGGGGGAGCACTGGTCCGCCCCGGGTGCGTGGACGGTCGCCGACGGCATCCACCGGATCCCGCTGCCGCTGCCGATGGACGGGCTCAAGGCGGTCAACATCTACGTCCTCGAGGGCGCCGACGGGCTCTCGCTCGTCGACGGCGGTTGGGCGATCACCGAGGGGCGCTCGGCCCTGGAGGCGGGGCTTGCGAAGCTCGGCTTCGAGTTCGGCGACATCCGCCGGTTCCTGGTCACCCATGTGCACCGCGACCACTACACGCTCGCCTCGGTGCTCGGCGGTGAGTTCGGCGCGGAGGTGCTGCTCGGCGCCGGCGACCGGCCCACGCTCGAGCTCACCAACGGTGACCTCGACGGCTGGATCTCGACCGACCGGCTGCTCGCTCACGCGGGTGCTCACGAGCTGGCCGAGGTGTGGGCGGCCAACCCGCCTCCCGCGCCCGACCTGGCCCACTGGCGGATGCCCGATCAGTGGCTCGACGGCGACGTACGCCTCTCCGTCGCCGGTCGCGAGCTCGACGCCGTGCACACCCCTGGCCACACCCAAGGCCATTACGTCTACGCCGACGCCGCGGCCGAGATCCTGTTCGCCGGCGACCACGTGCTGCCGACGATCACTCCCTCGATCGGCTTCGAGCCGGTGCCCGTCGTCGATCCGCTCGGCGACTTCATGGCGTCGCTGACGAAGGTGCGTTCGATGCCCGATCTGCGACTTCTGCCCGCCCACGGGCCGGTCGCCGACTCGTCGCACACGCGCGTCGACGAGCTCCTGGCCCACCACGAGGACCGGCTCGCGCAGAGCCTGGCGTCGCTGCGGGCCGGCCGGAGCTCGGCGCTCGAGGTGGCCAACGATCTCGGCTGGACCCGCCACGAGCGTGCCTTCAGCGAGCTCGACTTCTTCAACGCCGGCCTGGCCGTCATGGAGACCAAGGCTCACCTCGAGCTGCTAGCCGCCCGCGGTCAGGCGAGCCGTGAGGAGACCGAGGCGGGCATCACCTTCGCGATCAGCGGGTGA
- a CDS encoding GNAT family N-acetyltransferase has protein sequence MTSVNISSFDDLSPKTAYALWQLRQEIFIVEQDCPYPDLDGRDHEPGTLHVVLSDGDRVAGTARILDDGDVWRIGRVVLAPAYRGKGLSDVMMTAAVEATSDRAVVLDAQAPLAGWYATFGFVKDGEEFLEDGIPHIPMRLTR, from the coding sequence GTGACCAGCGTGAACATCTCGTCGTTCGACGACCTGAGCCCGAAGACCGCGTACGCCCTGTGGCAGCTGCGCCAGGAGATCTTCATCGTCGAGCAGGACTGCCCGTATCCCGACCTGGACGGTCGCGACCACGAGCCGGGCACGCTCCACGTGGTGCTCAGCGACGGCGACCGGGTCGCCGGCACCGCACGGATCCTCGACGACGGCGACGTGTGGCGGATCGGCCGGGTCGTGCTCGCCCCTGCCTACCGCGGCAAGGGCCTCTCCGACGTCATGATGACCGCCGCCGTCGAGGCGACGTCCGACCGCGCCGTCGTGCTCGACGCCCAGGCTCCGCTCGCCGGCTGGTATGCGACGTTCGGCTTCGTCAAGGACGGCGAGGAGTTCCTCGAGGACGGGATCCCGCACATCCCGATGCGGCTCACCCGCTGA
- a CDS encoding thiamine ABC transporter substrate-binding protein, protein MRKRRPAITATAIAAVSALLLGACGSTSTEPDSKPSGGADDKSVVLLTHDSFTLPKEVLAEFKEKTGYTAEIRHAGDGGELTTKIAMDTGNPDGDAVFGLDNTFASRAIDQGALESYTPAKVPEGVSEFDLPGDDDHFLTPVDNGSVCVNVDTEWFAAKKLAPPRSLDDLAKPAYKDLLVTPGAATSTPGMAFLLATIAEYGEDDWESYWGKLIDNGAKVVDGWDQAYYSDFTQGGGKGKRPIVVSYDSSPAFTLEDGKSTTAALLDTCFRQVEYAGVLKGADHPEGAQALIDFLLTDSVQEALPESMYVFPVSSSAQLPADWAKHAKQPTSPLSVDPEEIEENREAWLATWSDTIAQ, encoded by the coding sequence GTGCGCAAGCGTAGGCCTGCCATCACTGCCACTGCGATCGCTGCGGTCTCGGCGCTGCTGCTCGGCGCGTGCGGGAGCACGTCCACCGAGCCCGACAGCAAGCCGTCCGGCGGCGCCGACGACAAGTCGGTGGTGCTGCTGACCCACGACAGCTTCACGCTGCCGAAGGAGGTGCTGGCCGAGTTCAAGGAGAAGACCGGCTACACCGCGGAGATCCGGCACGCGGGCGACGGTGGCGAGCTGACCACCAAGATCGCCATGGACACCGGCAACCCCGACGGCGACGCCGTCTTCGGGCTCGACAACACCTTCGCCAGCCGGGCGATCGACCAGGGTGCGCTGGAGTCCTACACGCCGGCCAAGGTGCCCGAGGGCGTCTCCGAGTTCGACCTTCCCGGCGACGACGACCACTTCCTCACCCCGGTCGACAACGGCAGCGTGTGCGTCAACGTCGACACCGAATGGTTCGCGGCGAAGAAGCTGGCGCCGCCGAGGTCGCTCGACGACCTGGCGAAGCCGGCGTACAAGGATCTGCTGGTCACCCCGGGTGCGGCGACGTCGACGCCGGGGATGGCCTTCCTGCTCGCGACGATCGCCGAGTACGGCGAGGACGACTGGGAGTCCTACTGGGGCAAGCTGATCGACAACGGCGCCAAGGTCGTCGACGGCTGGGACCAAGCCTACTACTCCGACTTCACCCAGGGCGGCGGCAAGGGCAAGCGCCCGATCGTCGTCTCCTACGACTCCTCGCCGGCGTTCACCCTCGAGGACGGGAAGTCGACGACCGCGGCCCTGCTCGACACCTGCTTCCGACAGGTCGAGTACGCCGGCGTGCTCAAGGGCGCCGACCACCCCGAAGGCGCCCAGGCGCTGATCGACTTCCTGCTCACCGACAGCGTCCAGGAGGCACTGCCGGAGAGCATGTACGTCTTCCCCGTCTCTTCGAGCGCCCAGCTGCCCGCCGACTGGGCCAAGCACGCCAAGCAGCCGACCTCGCCGCTCTCCGTCGACCCCGAGGAGATCGAGGAGAACCGGGAGGCCTGGCTGGCGACGTGGAGTGACACGATCGCGCAGTGA